Proteins from a genomic interval of Candidatus Edwardsbacteria bacterium RifOxyA12_full_54_48:
- a CDS encoding sigma-54-dependent Fis family transcriptional regulator produces MEIKSSEKKLRTIFEAVPCTILIMDDQLTVRSANGAAQHTFGLPETAIVNHRWGDMLRCTHAEETPEGCGSLDVCSNCQVRTTVLAALAGAETQRVMANFEFFIDGHIHKRLFSLSAAPIEYERKRMAVLTVEDITELSYLRQRLRIEHSFAGIVGKDEKMMELYATIRELAESSAQVLIQGESGTGKELVASALHNEGPRRHKRFVPVNCGSLPDGLLESELFGHCKGSFTGAIRDKKGRFELADGGTIFLDEVGDLSQAMQVKLLRVLQNGQFEPVGSEKTMKVDVRVISATNKDLREEIKAGRFREDLFYRLCVVPITMPPLRERLNDIPLLAESYLEWSSKESHKEKVSLSPEVLDILMEYNWPGNVRELQNVLQFALIKCRGKAISPQYLPINIFPTDKRPQKRRNRQGKLDSKTVDAALEETQGNKLKAAKLLGVSRATIHRFLTQK; encoded by the coding sequence ATGGAGATAAAAAGCTCAGAGAAAAAGCTCCGCACCATCTTTGAGGCCGTTCCCTGCACCATACTGATAATGGACGACCAGTTGACTGTAAGATCCGCCAACGGGGCAGCCCAGCATACTTTTGGCCTGCCGGAAACCGCCATCGTCAATCACCGCTGGGGCGATATGCTGCGGTGCACCCACGCCGAGGAAACGCCGGAGGGATGCGGATCCCTTGATGTCTGCAGCAACTGTCAGGTCAGAACCACGGTATTGGCGGCTTTAGCGGGTGCGGAAACACAGCGGGTCATGGCTAATTTTGAATTCTTTATAGACGGCCATATCCATAAACGGCTGTTTTCCCTAAGCGCAGCGCCCATAGAATATGAACGGAAGAGAATGGCGGTGCTGACGGTGGAGGATATCACCGAATTGTCATATTTACGCCAGCGGCTCCGGATAGAACATTCCTTTGCCGGCATAGTGGGCAAGGACGAAAAAATGATGGAATTGTACGCCACCATCCGGGAACTGGCCGAATCCAGCGCCCAGGTGCTGATCCAGGGGGAAAGCGGAACTGGCAAGGAGCTGGTGGCCTCGGCCCTGCATAACGAAGGCCCGCGGCGCCATAAGCGTTTCGTTCCGGTCAATTGCGGATCTCTGCCGGACGGCCTGCTGGAAAGCGAATTATTCGGACATTGCAAAGGATCTTTTACCGGAGCCATTCGCGACAAGAAGGGCCGGTTTGAACTGGCCGACGGGGGCACCATCTTCCTGGACGAGGTGGGCGATCTGAGCCAGGCCATGCAGGTCAAGCTGCTGCGGGTGCTGCAGAATGGCCAGTTCGAGCCGGTGGGCTCCGAAAAGACGATGAAGGTGGATGTCCGGGTGATCAGCGCCACCAACAAGGACCTGCGCGAAGAGATCAAAGCCGGCAGGTTCCGGGAAGACCTTTTCTACCGGCTGTGCGTGGTGCCGATCACCATGCCGCCGTTGAGGGAAAGACTTAACGACATCCCCCTTTTGGCCGAGAGCTATCTTGAATGGTCATCCAAGGAATCCCATAAGGAAAAGGTCTCCCTGTCGCCCGAGGTGTTGGATATCCTGATGGAATATAATTGGCCCGGCAATGTCAGGGAGCTGCAGAACGTCCTGCAATTTGCCCTGATCAAATGCCGGGGCAAGGCCATCTCCCCGCAATATCTGCCGATAAATATTTTCCCGACCGATAAACGTCCCCAGAAACGCAGGAACCGCCAAGGAAAACTTGACTCCAAAACAGTGGATGCGGCCCTGGAAGAAACCCAGGGAAATAAATTAAAAGCCGCCAAACTCCTGGGGGTAAGCCGGGCCACCATCCACCGGTTCCTGACTCAAAAGTGA
- a CDS encoding response regulator — protein sequence MENDDHIVNPIEVLLVEDSPADVRLTKEALKEEKLHITLQVVNDGVEAMEYLRQEGKYSKAVRPDLILLDLNLPKKDGREVLKEIKGDDNLRSIPVVVLTTSKSEADIIKVYDLHANCYITKPLDLNQFSTVVKSIENFWLTIVKLPSNKG from the coding sequence ATGGAAAATGACGATCACATAGTAAACCCGATCGAGGTGCTTCTGGTCGAGGACAGTCCGGCGGACGTACGCCTGACCAAGGAGGCGTTAAAAGAGGAAAAGCTTCACATCACCCTTCAGGTGGTGAATGACGGAGTGGAGGCGATGGAATATCTGCGCCAGGAAGGGAAGTATTCCAAGGCAGTGCGGCCGGACCTGATTTTGCTGGACCTAAATCTGCCGAAAAAAGACGGCCGGGAAGTGCTTAAGGAGATAAAAGGCGATGATAATCTGAGAAGCATTCCGGTGGTGGTTCTCACCACTTCCAAATCGGAAGCGGACATAATAAAAGTATACGACCTGCATGCTAATTGCTATATCACCAAACCGCTGGATCTGAATCAGTTTTCCACGGTGGTGAAATCCATAGAAAATTTCTGGCTGACCATCGTCAAACTGCCATCAAACAAGGGCTAG